One Vespula pensylvanica isolate Volc-1 chromosome 1, ASM1446617v1, whole genome shotgun sequence genomic region harbors:
- the LOC122631899 gene encoding uncharacterized protein LOC122631899 encodes MYIYVIPYRTKENSRLKVDQATIDPSAFDDFNVRSKSQVNKVIRGGRHAEDLSSVLVSFELYDKISCTNYDRYAEEKEERDEEVRGRRSDKEERKNWIKRPVEGLTAERICVFPFANRPFFASQELLVKFPFVPSSISLFSLIHPLLHWILDDSRG; translated from the exons ATGTACATTTACGTCATACCTTA TCGGACGAAAGAGAACTCACGTTTGAAGGTAGATCAAGCAACTATCGATCCATCAGCGTTCGACGATTTTAATGTAAGATCGAAAAGTCAAGTCAACAAAGTAATACGAG GTGGACGACACGCTGAAGATTTATCGAGCGTGCTAGTCTCTTTCGAGctttacgataaaatttcatgCACGAACTACGACCGATAtgccgaagaaaaagaggaacgagATGAGGAGGTAAGGGGGAGAAGGAGTgacaaagaagagaggaaaaattgGATCAAACGGCCGGTTGAAGGGCTCACAGCCGAACGGATATGCGTCTTTCCGTTTGCCAATCGTCCATTCTTCGCTTCTCAAGAGCTACTCGTGAAGTTCCCATTCGTCCCTTCTTcgatatctctcttctctcttatccaTCCTTTGTTACATTGGATTTTGGACGATTCAAGGGGATAA